The following are encoded together in the Brassica napus cultivar Da-Ae chromosome A9, Da-Ae, whole genome shotgun sequence genome:
- the LOC106442930 gene encoding uncharacterized protein LOC106442930, which yields MASSVLKNPQVQPSENTTRCNTDTAWNKASKAAGLACIFKNNTGIEVHRASWNQDFVTSPLMAEAMAVRLALLTAASLDIFDLQVRSDNQTVLRAITRKQQIKEIYDILADINRLSLSFASLSFVFTPCSENAEADGLAKSSLRLFLSISGPPIG from the coding sequence ATGGCAAGCTCAGTACTAAAGAACCCCCAGGTTCAACCATCAGAGAACACTACCAGATGTAATACCGATACCGCGTGGAATAAAGCATCCAAAGCTGCTGGCTTGGCTTGTATCTTCAAAAACAACACGGGAATTGAGGTTCACAGAGCCTCCTGGAACCAAGATTTCGTCACTTCACCGCTAATGGCTGAGGCGATGGCGGTTCGATTGGCCCTTCTCACGGCAGCATCTCTGGATATCTTCGATCTTCAGGTCCGCTCCGATAACCAAACGGTCCTTAGAGCTATCACTCGTAAACAACAGATCAAAGAGATCTACGACATCTTAGCTGATATCAACCGTCTTTCTCTTTCGTttgcttctctttcttttgtGTTTACCCCCTGTTCTGAGAATGCGGAAGCTGATGGGCTTGCCAAAAGCTCCCTCAGATTATTTCTTTCTATAAGTGGGCCTCCTATAGGCTGA
- the LOC106441252 gene encoding protein DETOXIFICATION 27-like, whose product MGGRGGGEELESLLKSHNPAEEDGRGLKKRVWVETKKLWQIVGPAMFSRLTSYSMLVITQAFAGHLGDLELAAISIVNNVIIGFNLGLLLGMASALETLCGQAFGAKKYHMLGVYMQRSWIVLFFCCLLLLPTYLFTTPVLKFLGQPDDIAELSGVVSLWAIPLHFSFALSFPLQRFLQCQVKNHVTAYSAAVSLVVHFLVCWLFVNGLKLGVVGTMATISISWWVNVFITLAYSVCGGCPLTWTGLSSEAFTGLWEFLKLSASSGVMLCLENWYYRILIIVTGNLQNAQIAVDSLSICMAINGWEMMIPLAFFAGTGVRVANELGAGNGKGARFATIVSVTQSLIIGLFFGVIIMLFHNQIAWIFSSSEAVLVAVNKLSILLAFTVLLNSIQPVLSGVAVGSGWQSYVAYINLGCYYCIGLPFGFLMGWVFKFGVMGIWAGMIFGGTAVQTLILCFITLRCDWEKEAQKANARVNKWSSTIK is encoded by the exons ATGGGAGGAAGAGGTGGAGGAGAGGAATTAGAGTCACTGTTGAAAAGCCATAACCCGGCGGAGGAAGATGGTCGAGGGTTGAAGAAGAGAGTTTGGGTTGAGACAAAGAAGCTATGGCAAATCGTTGGTCCTGCGATGTTCAGTAGATTAACGTCATATTCGATGCTTGTAATAACCCAAGCTTTTGCTGGTCACCTCGGAGATCTTGAACTAGCCGCAATATCCATCGTTAACAACGTTATTATCGGCTTCAACCTTGGCCTCTTg CTTGGAATGGCGAGTGCGTTGGAAACGTTGTGTGGGCAGGCATTTGGAGCAAAGAAGTATCATATGTTGGGAGTTTATATGCAGCGTTCTTGGATTGTTCTCTTCTTTTGTTGTCTTTTATTATTACCGACATATCTTTTCACAACTCCGGTTCTCAAATTTCTTGGCCAACCAGACGATATCGCTGAGCTTTCTGGTGTTGTCTCCCTTTGGGCCATCCCTCTCCATTTCTCTTTCGCTTTGTCTTTCCCGCTTCAACGTTTCCTCCAGTGCCAAGTCAAAAACCAC GTGACTGCCTATTCGGCTGCGGTTTCATTGGTGGTTCACTTTTTGGTTTGTTGGTTGTTTGTTAATGGGCTTAAACTCGGAGTCGTGGGAACTATGGCTACGATTAGCATATCTTGGTGGGTCAACGTTTTTATTACACTGGCTTACTCTGTTTGCGGCGGCTGTCCACTCACTTGGACTGGCTTATCATCCGAAGCCTTCACCGGGCTTTGGGAGTTTCTCAAACTCTCTGCTTCTTCCGGCGTCATGCTTTG TTTGGAAAACTGGTATTATCGGATTTTGATTATAGTGACTGGAAATCTTCAAAATGCTCAAATAGCCGTTGACTCATTGTCTATATG CATGGCAATAAATGGATGGGAGATGATGATTCCTCTCGCTTTCTTCGCCGGAACCGG TGTACGTGTGGCAAACGAGTTAGGAGCAGGTAACGGGAAAGGAGCAAGATTTGCGACGATTGTATCAGTAACACAATCGTTAATAATCGGATTATTTTTCGGGGTGATAATAATGCTTTTCCATAACCAAATCGCTTGGATATTTTCTTCAAGTGAAGCTGTCTTAGTTGCCGTTAATAAACTCTCTATCCTGTTAGCTTTCACCGTACTTCTTAACAGCATTCAGCCGGTTCTTTCGG GTGTTGCGGTTGGATCAGGCTGGCAATCATACGTGGCATATATAAACTTGGGATGTTATTATTGCATCGGTCTTCCATTTGGATTTCTAATGGGATGGGTTTTTAAATTTGGTGTTATG